From the genome of Flavobacterium luteolum, one region includes:
- a CDS encoding SusC/RagA family TonB-linked outer membrane protein: MKTIYKKLLFLFLLLPFTVLAQNTLKGTVVDKTTGQPIPGVNVNVQGAPNGASTGFDGNYQLSNVKNGNKIVVSFIGYKTETIEYTGQKTLNVTLEEDTNQLKEVVVQVGYGTVKKKDATGSVSQIAAKDFNKGINVTPETLISGRIAGVNVVGGGAPGAKADIRIRGGSSLSASNEPLIVIDGLPMSNSVPDGATSILSTIDPNDIESFTVLKDASAAAIYGSRAANGVIVITTKKGTKSGVKVNFSSQVGINTVANTVDVLSADQYRALVNEKGTAAQKALLGTANTDWQDEIFHTALTTNNNISVSGSLFNKLPARLSIGNVDNPGILRNTSFERTTTSLSLNPVLFDNHLKIDITGNLAFGKNQFQNEGAVISSAIIFDPTQPVYQAGSRYGGYFEWLEPNGNVPLLPARNPVARLNQEDRRATSTRKWGNIRLDYKFHFFEDLRIVAEAGIDAFDSDGYNAISTESILGYQPTTFDKGNWTNLGGYTHYTDHRQNKNLNTYFNYTKDLGKFKIDATAGYNYQLFQREGFNSGDIKQPNPPADVTTDPDVNLQSYFGRLNLGYDSRYLLTVNYRRDGTSRFSKENRWGNFAGGAFAWNVAEEAFLKDNETLSSLKLRVGYGTTGQQDIPPAYDYLRRVTLGTLNTQYVFNGVIYRAARPEGYNEDIKWEDLAEMNLGVDFGFFNERLTGSVNYFDKKSSDLLANIPVPDGANIRNQGYSNIGSVRTKGVEFSLQSDIIKNDKLTWNVAVNATYIDQKISDLGNTIPGFQGYLTGDNIAGGTGNQILIHSEGYAPNSFFVFEQLYDANKRPIQGAYADRNGDGVITDADRYKFHKPTADYTFGLYSTLNYKNFDFSMNWRASLGNYIFDNVSSDKGYLEAGLRRQSDLANITTDYFNTGFTTESNSNGTQRNYSNYFIKDASFIKLDNIVLGYTFNKTLLKAASLRFTAGVQNVFVLTKYNGLDPEKFNGIDNNVYPRARTFLFGVNANF; encoded by the coding sequence ATGAAAACAATTTACAAAAAGTTGTTATTTTTATTCCTATTGTTGCCTTTTACAGTGTTGGCTCAGAACACTTTAAAAGGAACTGTCGTTGATAAAACAACAGGGCAGCCAATACCAGGAGTAAATGTAAATGTACAAGGTGCTCCAAACGGTGCATCAACTGGATTTGATGGAAATTACCAGCTATCAAATGTTAAAAATGGTAACAAGATTGTTGTTTCTTTTATTGGCTACAAAACAGAAACAATTGAGTACACCGGTCAAAAAACACTTAACGTTACTTTAGAAGAAGACACTAATCAGCTTAAAGAAGTTGTGGTGCAAGTTGGTTACGGTACTGTGAAGAAAAAAGACGCAACAGGATCTGTTTCTCAAATTGCTGCAAAAGACTTTAATAAAGGAATTAACGTAACTCCTGAAACATTAATCAGCGGACGTATTGCTGGTGTAAATGTTGTTGGAGGCGGTGCTCCTGGAGCAAAGGCAGATATTAGAATTCGTGGAGGATCTTCTTTAAGTGCTTCTAATGAACCATTAATTGTTATTGACGGACTTCCAATGAGTAATTCAGTTCCTGATGGTGCAACTAGTATTTTGTCTACAATTGATCCTAATGACATTGAATCTTTTACTGTTCTTAAAGATGCTTCTGCAGCTGCAATTTATGGTTCTCGTGCTGCAAATGGTGTAATTGTTATTACAACTAAAAAAGGTACAAAAAGCGGTGTAAAAGTTAACTTTAGCTCTCAGGTTGGTATTAATACTGTTGCTAATACTGTTGACGTATTAAGTGCAGATCAATATCGTGCTTTAGTAAATGAAAAAGGTACTGCGGCTCAAAAAGCTTTATTAGGTACGGCAAATACTGATTGGCAAGATGAAATTTTCCATACTGCTTTAACAACAAACAATAATATTTCTGTAAGTGGTTCTTTATTCAATAAATTACCAGCACGTTTATCTATTGGAAATGTTGATAATCCTGGAATATTAAGAAACACTTCTTTTGAAAGAACTACGACATCGTTATCGTTGAATCCAGTTCTTTTTGACAATCACTTAAAAATTGACATTACTGGAAATTTAGCTTTTGGAAAGAATCAATTTCAAAATGAAGGAGCGGTAATTAGTAGTGCAATCATATTCGATCCAACACAGCCAGTTTATCAGGCAGGTTCTCGTTATGGAGGATACTTTGAATGGCTTGAGCCAAATGGAAATGTACCATTATTGCCAGCAAGAAACCCTGTGGCAAGATTAAATCAAGAAGACAGAAGAGCAACTTCTACAAGAAAATGGGGTAATATTAGATTAGATTATAAATTCCATTTCTTTGAAGATTTGAGAATCGTTGCAGAAGCAGGTATCGATGCATTTGATAGTGATGGTTATAATGCTATAAGTACTGAGAGTATTTTAGGATATCAGCCTACAACATTTGATAAAGGGAACTGGACTAATTTAGGAGGATATACGCATTATACAGATCACCGTCAGAATAAAAACTTAAATACTTACTTTAATTATACTAAAGATTTAGGAAAGTTTAAAATTGATGCTACTGCAGGATACAACTATCAGTTGTTCCAGCGTGAAGGATTTAATTCAGGAGATATTAAACAGCCAAATCCGCCTGCAGATGTTACTACAGATCCAGACGTTAACTTGCAATCGTATTTTGGACGTTTGAATTTAGGATACGATAGTAGATATTTATTAACTGTAAACTACAGAAGAGACGGAACTTCTCGTTTTTCTAAAGAAAACAGATGGGGTAATTTTGCGGGAGGAGCTTTTGCATGGAACGTTGCAGAAGAAGCTTTCTTAAAAGATAATGAGACTTTGTCTAGTTTGAAATTAAGAGTAGGTTATGGTACTACAGGACAACAAGATATTCCGCCTGCATACGATTACTTACGTCGTGTGACTTTAGGGACACTTAATACGCAATACGTTTTTAACGGAGTTATTTACAGAGCTGCGAGACCTGAAGGATATAATGAAGATATAAAATGGGAAGATCTTGCTGAGATGAACTTAGGAGTTGATTTTGGATTTTTTAATGAAAGATTGACTGGTTCGGTTAACTATTTTGATAAAAAATCAAGCGATTTATTAGCAAATATTCCTGTGCCAGATGGAGCAAATATTAGAAATCAAGGTTATAGTAACATTGGTAGTGTAAGAACAAAAGGGGTGGAATTCAGCCTTCAGTCTGATATTATTAAAAATGATAAATTAACATGGAATGTTGCAGTTAATGCAACTTACATTGACCAGAAAATCTCTGATTTAGGAAATACAATTCCTGGATTCCAAGGATATTTGACAGGAGATAATATTGCTGGAGGAACTGGAAACCAAATTTTAATACATTCAGAAGGATATGCGCCAAATTCATTCTTTGTATTTGAGCAATTATATGATGCAAACAAAAGACCAATTCAAGGTGCTTATGCAGATAGAAATGGTGACGGAGTTATTACAGATGCTGACCGTTACAAATTTCACAAGCCAACAGCAGATTATACTTTTGGATTGTACTCTACTTTGAATTACAAAAATTTCGATTTTTCAATGAACTGGAGAGCTAGTTTAGGAAATTATATTTTCGATAACGTAAGCTCTGATAAAGGATATTTAGAAGCAGGATTAAGAAGACAATCTGATTTAGCTAACATAACTACAGATTACTTTAATACTGGCTTTACTACTGAAAGTAACTCTAATGGAACACAGCGTAATTATTCAAATTACTTTATAAAAGACGCTTCTTTCATTAAGTTGGATAACATTGTATTAGGATATACTTTTAATAAAACGTTATTAAAAGCAGCGTCACTAAGATTTACAGCGGGAGTTCAAAATGTTTTTGTTCTTACAAAATACAATGGCTTGGATCCTGAAAAATTCAACGGAATAGACAATAACGTTTACCCAAGAGCTAGAACATTCTTGTTTGGAGTAAATGCAAATTTCTAA
- the pgmB gene encoding beta-phosphoglucomutase, whose translation MSKKAFIFDLDGVIVDTAKYHFLAWQKIAKSLNINFTHEDNELLKGVSRVRSLDIILGLGNVQATQEQKDKWLIQKNEDYLSYLVDMDESEVLPGVLKILKLLKDKNQGIALGSASKNARPILEKTGVLSYFDVIVDGNDVSNAKPDPEVFLKAAQLLNIDPKNSIVFEDSVAGIQAANIAEMVSVGIGEETILHEADHIFKDFTQIETSFIEKLIG comes from the coding sequence ATGAGCAAAAAAGCATTCATATTCGATCTTGACGGAGTGATCGTTGATACCGCTAAATACCACTTTTTGGCTTGGCAAAAAATTGCCAAATCGTTAAATATCAATTTTACACATGAAGACAACGAACTTCTAAAAGGTGTTAGTCGCGTTCGCTCGCTAGACATTATACTTGGGTTAGGGAATGTTCAGGCCACTCAAGAACAAAAAGACAAATGGTTAATTCAAAAAAACGAAGATTATTTATCTTATTTAGTTGACATGGATGAAAGTGAGGTTCTTCCAGGAGTTTTAAAAATTCTAAAACTATTAAAAGATAAAAACCAAGGAATTGCATTAGGCTCTGCCAGTAAAAATGCAAGACCAATTTTAGAAAAAACAGGAGTTCTATCTTACTTCGATGTTATTGTTGACGGAAACGATGTCAGCAATGCAAAACCAGATCCTGAAGTATTCTTAAAAGCGGCTCAATTATTAAACATTGATCCAAAAAATTCAATTGTATTTGAAGATTCTGTTGCCGGAATTCAGGCAGCAAACATCGCAGAAATGGTAAGTGTGGGAATTGGTGAGGAAACAATTTTACATGAAGCTGATCACATTTTTAAAGATTTTACCCAAATCGAAACAAGCTTTATTGAGAAATTAATTGGTTAA
- a CDS encoding LacI family DNA-binding transcriptional regulator, producing the protein MKRKITLKQIAKELDVSISTVSKSLRNSLEIGEETRLKVQAFAKFYNYKPNNIALSLKNRKTKSIGIIIPEIVHYFFSTVINGVEQVANEYGYSVVICVSDDSFDKEVLNMEMLANGSIDGFIMSLSKETQFKGDFHHITEVINQGMPVVMFDRVTNDILCDKVIIDDKAAAYEAVQSLIDNGRKKIALVTTVDYVSVGKLRTDGYEKALLDNGLPFNEDLIIKIEDVDTCEITISELLHARAFDAVFAVNELFAVTIIKTANKMGLKVPEDLAVIAFTDGIISKYSTPTITTVSQSGEKMGNKAAKMLIERLEAEEDDDEEHTENYTTEVIETHLIERESTD; encoded by the coding sequence ATGAAACGCAAAATAACCCTCAAACAGATTGCAAAGGAACTTGACGTATCGATTTCAACTGTCTCAAAATCACTCAGAAACAGTCTCGAAATTGGAGAAGAAACACGTCTAAAAGTGCAGGCTTTTGCAAAGTTTTACAACTACAAACCCAACAATATTGCCCTTAGTTTAAAAAACCGAAAAACCAAGAGTATAGGCATCATTATTCCAGAAATCGTACACTATTTTTTCTCCACTGTCATCAACGGGGTGGAACAGGTTGCAAACGAATACGGATACAGCGTAGTAATCTGTGTATCTGACGATTCTTTTGACAAAGAGGTATTAAACATGGAAATGTTAGCCAACGGTAGCATCGATGGCTTTATCATGTCGCTTTCTAAAGAAACTCAGTTTAAAGGTGACTTCCATCATATTACAGAAGTGATCAACCAAGGAATGCCTGTAGTTATGTTTGACCGCGTAACTAATGATATTCTTTGCGATAAAGTAATTATTGATGATAAAGCGGCTGCTTATGAAGCTGTTCAGAGCTTGATTGATAATGGCCGCAAAAAGATTGCTCTAGTTACTACAGTCGATTATGTAAGTGTCGGAAAACTGAGAACAGACGGCTACGAAAAAGCTTTATTAGATAACGGATTACCGTTTAATGAAGATTTAATCATAAAAATTGAAGATGTAGATACTTGCGAAATAACTATTTCTGAGCTTCTACACGCCAGAGCTTTCGATGCTGTTTTTGCTGTAAATGAGCTTTTTGCCGTGACAATTATTAAAACAGCAAACAAAATGGGATTAAAAGTCCCAGAAGATTTAGCTGTTATTGCATTTACTGACGGAATTATTTCTAAATATTCTACTCCAACCATTACAACAGTAAGCCAGAGCGGCGAAAAAATGGGCAATAAAGCAGCTAAAATGCTTATTGAAAGACTTGAAGCCGAAGAAGATGACGACGAAGAACATACCGAAAATTACACCACAGAAGTTATCGAAACCCACCTAATAGAACGAGAATCTACTGACTAA
- a CDS encoding glycoside hydrolase family 65 protein → MNQDYIKPDNWSIIEEGFDAERVKSSESLFSIGNGAMGQRANFEETYSAETFQGSYIAGIYYPDKTKVGWWKNGYPKYFAKVLNAPNWIGIDVEINEENLDLNTCTEVRNFRRELNMKEGWYNRSFEAILKNGTEIAVNVRRFLSLDLDEAGIIKYDITPLNKDAKIVYKPYVDAGVTNEDANWEEKFWEPLEVKKGTNEAFVTAQTFKTHFKVTTFMHNTILANGENINISPSTIDSTTDKVQYTYGTIIAKGHTSSIQKIGGYTVSLNHENTLAGAEKVIKSAVALGYNALLQNQIDAWAKIWEMSDITIEGDVKAQQGIRFNIFQLNQTYLGKDSRLNIGPKGFTGEKYGGSTYWDTEAYCIPFYMATKDQQVARNLLTYRFNQLDKAIENAKDNLGFKNGAALYPMVTMNGEECHNEWEITHEEIHRNGAIAFAIYNYYRYTGDYSYIPEKGLEVLIGIARFWHQRASFSKEKNQYVILGVTGPNEYENNINNNFYTNYIAKWCIDFASEQINKVALEYPSDHKRILEKVSLSANEIQEWKKVADDMYFPISKELGIYLQQDGFLDKDLVPVKDLDRSQRPINQKWSWDRVLRSPYIKQADVLQGFYFFEDHFSKEELKRNFEFYESFTVHESSLSPCVHSIQAAALDKMEMAYTFYLRTSRLDLDDYNKEVEEGCHITSMAGTWMSIVEGFGGMRVKNDQLHFSPKIPKEWKGYSFKINFRNQILKVAVNHNETTFTVDGDQDLTIIVNENPIIASKFVQIN, encoded by the coding sequence ATGAACCAAGATTATATAAAACCAGACAATTGGTCTATTATAGAAGAAGGATTTGATGCGGAGAGAGTAAAATCTTCTGAAAGTCTTTTTAGTATCGGGAACGGCGCTATGGGACAACGCGCCAATTTTGAAGAAACGTATTCAGCTGAAACTTTTCAAGGAAGTTATATTGCTGGAATTTATTATCCAGATAAAACAAAAGTGGGATGGTGGAAAAACGGTTACCCAAAATATTTTGCCAAAGTACTTAACGCTCCAAACTGGATTGGAATTGATGTTGAAATCAACGAAGAAAATCTTGATTTAAATACGTGTACCGAAGTTAGAAACTTCCGCAGAGAATTGAATATGAAAGAAGGATGGTACAACCGTTCTTTTGAAGCAATTCTGAAAAACGGCACAGAAATCGCCGTAAACGTTCGTCGTTTTCTTTCATTAGATTTAGACGAAGCCGGAATCATTAAATACGATATTACACCTTTAAATAAAGATGCTAAAATTGTTTACAAACCTTACGTTGACGCTGGTGTAACCAATGAAGATGCCAACTGGGAAGAGAAATTCTGGGAACCGCTTGAAGTTAAAAAAGGTACAAATGAAGCTTTTGTAACGGCTCAAACTTTTAAAACGCATTTTAAAGTTACGACTTTCATGCACAATACGATTTTGGCAAATGGAGAAAACATCAATATTTCGCCATCAACAATCGATTCAACAACAGATAAAGTTCAGTACACATACGGAACTATTATTGCAAAAGGACACACCTCATCAATCCAAAAAATTGGTGGTTATACGGTTTCTCTAAACCATGAAAACACTTTGGCTGGAGCCGAAAAAGTAATAAAATCTGCTGTTGCTTTAGGATATAATGCTTTGCTTCAAAATCAAATTGACGCTTGGGCAAAAATCTGGGAAATGTCAGATATTACAATCGAAGGCGATGTAAAAGCACAACAAGGAATTCGTTTTAACATCTTCCAATTAAACCAAACGTATTTAGGAAAAGATTCTCGTTTGAATATTGGACCAAAAGGTTTCACAGGAGAAAAATACGGCGGATCTACTTATTGGGACACTGAGGCGTATTGTATTCCGTTTTACATGGCGACAAAAGACCAACAGGTTGCACGTAATTTATTGACATACCGTTTCAATCAATTAGACAAAGCGATTGAAAATGCTAAAGATAATTTAGGTTTCAAAAACGGTGCAGCTTTGTATCCAATGGTGACCATGAATGGTGAAGAATGTCACAACGAATGGGAAATCACGCACGAAGAAATTCACAGAAATGGTGCGATTGCTTTTGCGATTTATAACTATTACCGTTACACTGGCGATTACTCTTATATTCCTGAAAAAGGTTTAGAAGTTTTAATCGGAATTGCGCGTTTCTGGCATCAGAGAGCTTCTTTTTCAAAAGAGAAAAATCAATATGTAATTCTTGGAGTTACAGGTCCGAATGAATACGAAAACAACATCAACAATAATTTCTACACCAATTATATTGCTAAATGGTGTATTGATTTTGCATCGGAACAAATTAATAAAGTCGCTTTAGAATATCCTTCGGATCACAAACGCATTTTAGAAAAAGTAAGCCTTTCGGCGAATGAAATTCAGGAATGGAAAAAAGTAGCTGATGATATGTACTTCCCTATCTCTAAGGAATTGGGCATTTATTTACAGCAAGACGGTTTCTTAGACAAAGATTTAGTTCCGGTAAAAGATTTAGATCGTTCTCAGCGTCCAATCAACCAAAAATGGTCTTGGGATCGCGTATTACGTTCGCCTTATATAAAACAAGCCGATGTTTTACAAGGCTTTTATTTCTTCGAAGATCATTTCTCTAAAGAAGAATTAAAACGCAATTTCGAATTTTATGAATCATTTACCGTTCATGAAAGTTCGCTTTCGCCTTGCGTACACTCGATTCAGGCTGCCGCTTTAGACAAAATGGAAATGGCGTATACTTTCTACTTAAGAACTTCTCGTCTGGATTTAGACGATTACAATAAGGAAGTGGAAGAAGGTTGTCATATCACATCAATGGCTGGAACCTGGATGAGTATTGTGGAAGGTTTTGGCGGAATGCGTGTTAAAAATGATCAGCTTCATTTTTCTCCAAAAATTCCGAAAGAATGGAAAGGATATTCTTTTAAAATCAATTTCAGAAACCAAATTTTAAAAGTAGCTGTAAATCATAACGAAACAACTTTTACCGTAGACGGTGATCAGGATTTAACAATTATTGTTAACGAAAATCCTATTATTGCAAGTAAATTTGTACAAATAAATTAA
- a CDS encoding RagB/SusD family nutrient uptake outer membrane protein: MKISFKYISYFFLLILGLNMTLTSCTNDLDVKPTDDDEFLSDDFFKDPASYKQVLAKLYAGLYVGGNDGDGQPDISGLGGDFSSYLRLLFVTQEFPTDEAIVAWSDDGLPAINGQKWSPSNQFLYGIFSRAFYEISVANEFLRQTTDEKLTERGVDTATKAEVERFRAEVRFLRAFSYYNLMDLFGNVPITTEKDPVGFFYPEQKTRAEVFAFIESELKDIDNTLAPSKANEYGRVDKTAAKFLLAQIYLNAKVYIGTERYSEAATVCNEIITGSSYAFANVPYNYLFAADNDRNGAQNEVIFPVVGDGNAIRATGGGMSFILHASIGGSMVAADQGMDGGWSGIRTRPEFVRLFPDVNAALDKRGTFYTNGQTLDVTDYGVFTNGYAVTKYSNINSDGSAAQRNNIPDTDFPMFRLSDVYLMYAEATLRGASTGNIALALEYVNKIRLRASAGIITTTDLTLDFILDERARELFWECHRRTDLIRFGKFTGSSKIWQWKGGVKNGSGTDSFRDLMPIPSRAIQANPTLKQNPGY; the protein is encoded by the coding sequence ATGAAAATATCATTTAAATATATATCTTATTTTTTCCTATTAATTTTAGGATTAAATATGACGCTTACTTCGTGTACGAACGATTTAGATGTGAAGCCAACAGATGATGATGAGTTTCTTTCTGATGACTTTTTTAAAGATCCTGCATCTTACAAGCAAGTATTGGCAAAATTATATGCAGGTTTGTATGTAGGAGGAAATGATGGTGACGGGCAACCTGATATTTCAGGTCTTGGGGGTGATTTTAGCAGTTATTTGCGTTTGCTTTTTGTTACTCAGGAGTTTCCTACTGATGAAGCTATTGTTGCTTGGTCTGATGATGGTTTGCCAGCGATAAATGGACAAAAATGGAGTCCAAGTAACCAGTTTTTATATGGGATTTTCTCAAGAGCATTTTATGAAATTAGCGTTGCTAATGAGTTCTTGAGACAAACGACAGATGAAAAATTAACTGAGCGTGGTGTTGATACAGCAACAAAAGCAGAAGTTGAGAGATTTAGAGCAGAAGTTCGTTTTTTAAGAGCATTTTCGTATTATAATTTAATGGATTTGTTCGGGAATGTGCCAATTACTACTGAAAAAGACCCTGTTGGTTTCTTCTACCCAGAACAAAAAACCAGAGCAGAAGTTTTTGCTTTTATAGAATCTGAATTGAAGGATATCGATAATACTTTAGCGCCTTCTAAAGCAAATGAATATGGAAGAGTTGATAAAACTGCAGCTAAATTTTTGTTAGCACAAATTTATTTAAATGCTAAAGTTTATATTGGAACAGAAAGATATAGTGAAGCTGCTACAGTTTGTAATGAAATTATAACAGGTTCTTCGTACGCTTTTGCAAATGTACCATATAACTATTTGTTTGCTGCGGATAATGATAGAAATGGAGCTCAAAATGAAGTTATCTTCCCAGTAGTTGGAGATGGTAATGCTATTAGAGCAACAGGAGGAGGAATGAGTTTTATTCTTCACGCATCTATTGGAGGAAGCATGGTGGCAGCTGATCAAGGTATGGACGGAGGCTGGTCTGGTATAAGAACAAGACCTGAATTTGTTCGACTATTCCCTGATGTAAATGCAGCTTTGGATAAAAGAGGAACTTTTTATACCAATGGACAGACTTTAGATGTTACCGATTATGGAGTGTTTACAAATGGTTATGCAGTTACAAAATATTCAAACATAAATTCTGACGGATCTGCAGCACAAAGAAATAATATTCCTGATACAGATTTCCCTATGTTCAGATTGTCGGATGTGTATTTAATGTATGCTGAAGCAACTCTTAGAGGAGCATCTACAGGTAATATTGCATTAGCATTAGAATATGTAAATAAAATTAGATTAAGAGCTAGTGCAGGTATTATTACGACTACAGATTTAACTTTGGATTTTATTTTAGACGAGAGAGCTCGCGAATTATTTTGGGAGTGTCATAGAAGAACAGATTTGATTCGTTTTGGTAAATTCACGGGATCGTCTAAAATCTGGCAATGGAAAGGTGGCGTTAAAAATGGTAGTGGTACAGACTCATTCAGAGATTTGATGCCTATTCCGTCACGAGCTATTCAAGCTAACCCAACTTTAAAACAAAATCCAGGATACTAA
- a CDS encoding MFS transporter → MEKRKLSFWEIWNMSFGFLGIQMGFALQNANASRILQIFGADVHELSWFWIIAPLMGLIVQPIIGHYSDKTWGKFGRRKPFFLVGAVLASVGLILMPQANIFISVLPALWVGAGMLMIMDASFNIAMEPFRALVGDNLRTDQRTAGFSIQTSLIGFGAVIGSALPYILTKYFGVPNSTVPGSVPLNLTLSFIIGAAVLIGSILVTLFTTKEYSPEELAKFEDPQNDAISDSEEKSKITDIFTDFAKMPTTMRQLSWVQFFSWFGLFGMWVFTTPAIAHHIYGLPLEDTSSQQYQDAGDWVGILFGVYNLVSAIVALFFLPYIAKKIGRKATHSLSLIIGGIGLISIYFMPNEDWVVLPMILIGVAWASILAMPYAILAGSITPKKMGVYMGIFNFFVVIPQIVNALIGGPIVKYLYNGDAIYALVTSGVSFLIAAALVSKVKDVDDFTQKS, encoded by the coding sequence ATGGAAAAGCGTAAATTAAGTTTCTGGGAAATCTGGAATATGAGTTTCGGTTTCTTAGGAATCCAAATGGGGTTTGCACTTCAAAATGCAAATGCCAGCAGAATTCTTCAAATCTTTGGTGCCGACGTACATGAACTTTCGTGGTTCTGGATTATTGCTCCTCTAATGGGATTAATAGTACAGCCAATCATTGGTCACTACAGCGACAAAACTTGGGGGAAATTCGGCAGACGAAAACCTTTCTTTTTAGTGGGAGCCGTTCTAGCTTCTGTGGGATTAATTTTAATGCCACAAGCTAACATTTTCATTTCTGTATTACCCGCTTTATGGGTTGGAGCAGGAATGCTAATGATTATGGATGCCTCTTTCAATATTGCAATGGAACCTTTCAGAGCGCTTGTTGGAGACAATTTAAGAACAGATCAGCGTACTGCTGGATTTAGCATTCAAACTTCTTTAATTGGTTTTGGAGCCGTAATTGGTTCTGCATTGCCATACATTTTAACCAAGTATTTTGGTGTACCAAATAGCACAGTTCCAGGAAGTGTACCGTTAAATTTAACCTTGTCATTCATCATTGGCGCGGCGGTTTTAATCGGTTCCATCTTAGTAACTTTATTTACAACCAAAGAATATTCGCCAGAAGAATTAGCAAAATTTGAGGATCCGCAAAATGATGCAATTTCTGATTCAGAAGAGAAATCAAAAATCACAGACATCTTTACCGATTTTGCAAAAATGCCAACTACCATGCGTCAGCTTAGCTGGGTCCAGTTTTTCTCTTGGTTTGGATTATTCGGAATGTGGGTTTTTACAACTCCTGCGATTGCGCACCACATTTATGGTCTGCCATTAGAAGACACTTCTAGCCAACAATATCAAGATGCTGGAGACTGGGTCGGAATTCTATTTGGTGTTTACAACTTAGTTTCTGCTATTGTTGCATTGTTTTTCCTTCCGTACATCGCTAAAAAAATTGGCCGAAAAGCAACACACTCCCTTTCACTTATAATTGGAGGAATAGGTTTAATATCTATTTATTTCATGCCAAACGAAGACTGGGTAGTATTGCCAATGATCTTAATCGGAGTTGCTTGGGCGAGTATCCTAGCAATGCCATACGCTATTCTTGCAGGTTCAATTACACCTAAAAAAATGGGGGTTTACATGGGAATCTTCAACTTCTTTGTTGTTATTCCACAAATTGTAAATGCTCTAATCGGTGGTCCAATTGTAAAATACCTTTACAATGGAGATGCAATTTATGCCTTAGTTACAAGCGGAGTTAGTTTTCTAATTGCTGCTGCTTTAGTTTCTAAAGTAAAAGATGTAGACGACTTTACTCAAAAATCATAA
- a CDS encoding SusE domain-containing protein has translation MKNIYKILIAFIGVLAVSCNADDVEERPVITPESAPVLLSPQNDFNIVLTKENENEIATTVIWDYAKYDGTATVINYTIEIAKAGTKFATPVTVTTTTARYKALTVAELNSALVNGGFIEKEENNVDIRIKATVGTGAEAQYSNFYTFKATPYHTPLATSHWLVGAATPGGWSWDGDAETEFPLVVGKTDVYQVTVVLKSGEAFREFLGNNFTSNGNWDASHNYTYYSGLGYTIDDELVNAGDGDSNFKYTGPTGPRVLTIDNGAKKITLD, from the coding sequence ATGAAAAATATATATAAAATTTTAATCGCATTTATTGGTGTATTAGCGGTGTCATGTAATGCAGACGATGTAGAAGAAAGACCAGTAATTACACCAGAGTCAGCACCAGTTTTGCTTAGCCCTCAAAATGATTTCAACATTGTTCTTACAAAAGAAAATGAAAATGAGATTGCTACAACAGTAATTTGGGATTATGCAAAGTATGATGGTACAGCAACGGTTATCAATTATACTATCGAGATTGCAAAAGCGGGAACAAAATTTGCGACACCAGTTACTGTTACTACTACGACAGCGCGTTATAAAGCTTTAACTGTTGCAGAATTAAACTCTGCTTTGGTTAATGGAGGTTTTATTGAGAAAGAAGAAAACAATGTTGATATTCGTATCAAAGCTACAGTTGGTACTGGAGCAGAAGCGCAATATTCTAATTTCTATACTTTTAAAGCAACTCCTTATCACACACCATTAGCAACTTCTCACTGGTTAGTTGGTGCTGCTACTCCAGGAGGATGGTCTTGGGATGGTGATGCTGAAACTGAATTCCCATTAGTAGTTGGTAAAACAGATGTTTATCAAGTAACAGTTGTTCTTAAAAGCGGAGAAGCGTTTAGAGAATTCTTAGGAAATAACTTTACAAGTAATGGTAACTGGGATGCAAGCCACAACTATACTTACTACTCTGGATTAGGTTATACTATTGATGACGAATTAGTAAACGCTGGTGACGGTGACAGTAATTTTAAATATACTGGACCAACTGGACCAAGAGTTTTAACTATTGACAATGGTGCGAAAAAAATAACATTAGACTAG